A stretch of the Actinomycetota bacterium genome encodes the following:
- a CDS encoding TetR family transcriptional regulator encodes MCSVRAVEQEPESDLTARARIRDAAMGLFGESGYAGTGMRAIATRAGVSPALVVHHFGSKEGLRRACDEYVAAVIRTNKQEAMASGPPDPLQLLRSADKAQPLLRYLARMLVDGSPGVADLVDTMISDAVEYVGAGVEAGILRASDYPFERVVLLCIWQLGAVAMHQHVKRLLDLDLLGDPAAILRWGRPALELFTHGLFTDDRWEKAVAEMEAEKQRQKNEQEAAE; translated from the coding sequence ATGTGTTCAGTGCGAGCGGTGGAGCAGGAGCCGGAGTCGGATCTCACCGCCCGAGCGCGTATCCGGGACGCCGCCATGGGGCTTTTCGGCGAAAGCGGGTACGCCGGCACCGGAATGCGGGCGATCGCAACCAGGGCGGGGGTTTCCCCGGCGCTGGTGGTCCACCATTTCGGCTCCAAAGAGGGCCTTCGCCGGGCCTGCGACGAGTACGTCGCCGCCGTCATCCGGACCAACAAGCAGGAGGCGATGGCGTCCGGCCCCCCGGACCCCCTGCAGCTGCTTCGTTCCGCCGACAAGGCCCAGCCGCTGCTTCGCTACCTCGCCCGCATGCTGGTGGACGGCTCACCCGGTGTGGCGGACCTGGTCGACACGATGATCTCCGACGCCGTCGAATACGTGGGCGCCGGCGTGGAGGCGGGCATCCTTAGGGCCTCCGACTACCCCTTCGAGCGGGTGGTGCTGCTCTGCATCTGGCAGCTGGGGGCGGTCGCGATGCACCAACACGTGAAGCGCCTTCTGGACCTGGACCTTTTGGGGGACCCCGCAGCGATTTTGCGCTGGGGGCGGCCGGCGTTGGAGCTGTTCACCCACGGCCTGTTCACGGACGACCGGTGGGAGAAGGCAGTCGCCGAGATGGAAGCGGAGAAGCAGAGACAGAAAAACGAACAGGA